Below is a genomic region from Erigeron canadensis isolate Cc75 chromosome 7, C_canadensis_v1, whole genome shotgun sequence.
ATGTGCAGATTTGATTTCTTGATATATTAaacactattattattatatatcaatcttaaaaaattaaatgcTAAATAATGAGTGGTTGtaaattgttaaaatatttatcatatatgCTTATGAGATacgaatttttttaaaataaaatcattactATCATTATATTTAAAGGGTAATTTCGTCATTAATCATTGTTTATACTCAAATTCCTTTTACTGAATTCCGTTGAATTATGCCAACGAAACACATTATaggttttaaaacttttaaattccaAATACTTTAAATTCCAATATCCTTCATAGATTCCAGTTTCTTTAAAAACATTCCGTAAACCAAACTGCCCCTAAGATGGGTTTAGTTAAATATATTAGGGACATTGAAgtcatttgtttatttattccTTGTACATAGTAATTTTCGCCTTGATCAAATCAGCCCCCTTTTGTGATTGATATTATATATGCATGTTTTAGGtaatataaaacaagtattaaagtaaacaaccatgcattatgaaaatcatcgtgcatcaattgtttcgtgaatcttcgtgcatcaattttttcatgatctaagggtcaagatgttggcttatttgttttactttaatacttgttttacaatatccaaccccaatatatatataaaaaaggataaatttgtgggaaccctctggtcccatgtaccatttTGGTAATCAAAGCACACACCACATATAAGTCATGTCCGATAAGTGATCATTCTCACACATGgaatcacaagatatagtttctccacttAGCTTTGACAAGTTTTAAACATGTAACTTCTAGCTTTAATCTGTTGGCCCACGTGGTTACATGATGACGTTACCACTAGGCTTTCACCTAATTGGTTCCAACCCCTATATATGCAATTCTCTTTGTGGACTTTCTCCTCGCGTGAAACAAAATGGGCTGCGCTTGTATTATGCCTTTCTTTCTTTGCAAAGCCCATATAAGACATTATTAGTCTAAGCCCACCATTAATTCATTGCAAGTCAAAATGAACATCAATCTGaactcttttttatttaacttgaaCATTCTCTAactttagcttcttttttttttttttcttttttttttttttcttctcttgatGCTAGATTGAACacattttacctttttatcaTACTCCATCAAATTAAcctataatacaaataaaaccaGTTAGTAAGTATCAAAAGTTCATCAATACAATTAGAATATTAGATGATGTGTGATTTTCCTAaactaaccttttttttttttcccaaaaaagCCCTTTTATCATATTTATGGTTTTCAAAATACCCCTTCATATACTACAACACTAAATTATCATATCTACTCTTATAATAAATTTTCGCTCCTAAACAAAATCCGCCGCAACGCGAGGGTATAATGCTTATCatgtaatatataaaatgtttcGACTCTTACAAATAGCAATGGTCAAAAAATATCGAGTCTAAAAGTTACGAGTTCATACTTACAATACATATTCGAGACCATTATGCGGTATCCTTCTTGTTAGTTTATAGATCGTGTAAAAATTGATACCAGGACACAATCACACAAATTCGAGTAACATTTAACTCTTCACGTAAACCCGAACAGGGCTAAAAGCTAAAAATCCCCCAAACACACGATTCAGCAGAAGAATGCTGATGTATAGGAGGGGGCAGGCGTTATTTTCAAGCTCAATCTCACATGGCTGTCTCTTGAAATCACCCCTAATTCTCCGCAGTTACTCTACCATTTCATCTATTCTCAGTTCAAATGATGAACCTCCAAAACCCCATTCAGCTGTTGTTGATTTCTTGATGGATTCAGTTGGTTTCACAAGAGAAGCAGCCATCGCCGCTTCGAATAAGGTACCATCTCTCAAACCCACTAAGAACCCTCAATTAGTCATCAGTATCTTGAAACAATATGGTTTAGACAATACCCATATCAAACATGTCATTTCTTGCGCCCCCAAAATCCTAAAATGTTGGCCCAACAAAAACCTAGAACCCAAGTTTAGGTTTTTTCGGGATAATGGATTTTCCGGGTCGGATTTAGTTGACTTAATAAAAAGGAACCCACGTCTTCTTGGCGTTGGGCTAGAAACACAAATTATTCCGGTTATTGGTATTATTAGAAGATTAGTTGGTACTAATGAAGAAGCCATGGATGCTATCAAGAAGTCAAAAAGTTTGTTTTCAATTACATCACCAGCTTACTTGAAAAACATGTCATCCAATGTCGCGGAATTGCAGATTCGAGGTTTATCGAATAAGCAAGTTTTATATTTGATTACTACAAGACCAAGGTGTGTTGCTGTAAATCCAGCCTCTTTTAATTCTCAATTAGTTTGGATTGTTGAAGAATTAGGAATTCCTGAAAATTCTCCAATGTTCACCTATGCGATTGCTGCAACTGTTGCATCTAGTAAATTGACTttagaaaaaaaactcaaaatcctTAGGAGCTATAAATGGCGTGAAGAAGAAATAGCTACATTTGTGAGGACTTACCCTACGTATTTTTGCTGCTCGGAAGCTAAAATCCGTGAAGGGTTGAACTTTTTCATGAAAGACCTTGGGTTTGCAGCAACTTACTTGGTTACTAATAATTTCCTATTGGGTTTGAGTTTGGAGAAAAGGGTGAAACCAAGATTTAAGGTATTGGAAATTCTGAAAGACAAGAAGCTAATCCGTAGCAAACCTAGTCTTGCTTCGCTTCTCGTATATTCAGAACTGAAATTTCTAAACTTTTTGCAACGGTTTGAGAATGAGTTGCCTGGTTTGATTGAAACCTACACCAATAGCATCGGTAAAATGCACAGTGAAAAGGGTATGGCTCGACAAGTTATCTGATTTGGGTAGATAGGTGAGCAGCACGTTCTATTCTAGAAAGTTTATGTAGAAAAAGATATAAGGTTTTCTCTTTTCAGATGATGAAACACTTTCATTTAGATGAAGAATATTGTGTTTCCGTTTGCTAGATTGGTGAGCAGCACGTTCTATTCTAGAAAGTAGTTTGCAACTTGGGGAAACTATTGTTGGCACACTAACCTAATGAATTTTCTAAGTTATATAGCTATGTAGTTACCCCAACTCCTCCTTTTAAATGTCTTTTGATGTTAAATTTGCTGTAGATGTTATAATTGAATATGCTAATTAGTGCTACTTTCTATGTTTTGTGCTCCTTTATATGGACACATATTTAGGACACTTCAGATGGTTTGGTCAATAGTTGACACACTTATAGTGTCAATTGGTATCGCAAAAAGGCATCATATATTGTGAATGCAGTATGCTgcattttttaagaaaacttgTATCCATTTTAACAAATTATGTTAATTCTAATCAAACCATGCAGTGTTTAGtagtttaactttttaagtCCTTGTATCTTCAGTTACCTTGTATCTTCAGTTACCTTGTATCTTTTTAATGGAGCTTTTCATTTGCATATATTCCCACACATTTTTTGAGTAACTACATTGAAAGAAAAGATGCTGGTGTGACTCAATGCATAACTTGCAGAGATGACAAGTGATGTTACTATGTTAGCATCCTTTATCTACACCTGAATTTTATCTTGTGTCTGCAGTTTCTCTTGTACAGCCAACCAAAGAATAAACATATTACTCGGGATTCCTTGCTGAGTATAATCCACATCAAGGAAAGGGTGTTGCTGAATACACTCCCCTGGCCAATTCCATTTGCCATTAATTATCATACTTGCCACCCACATTGTAAGATCCAATCCAGCTTCATAAATTTTCCTTCTACTTACAATATTGCATAATGACCCAGTATCATGCCTCTAATCATACCATAAGGAGGTACTGCTGCCATTCTGTTGTTTAATAtgaggtcttaccttgtctctCATCTCAAGCAGATTCTTTCAAAACCAACTATCATTAGTCAATTTAAGTTTCACTGCATACCCAACTATCAGTAGTCAATAGAAGGACCAAAGATTATATTGTGGATTTGATACTCCATACGTATTTTTCATTACCCATACATTCTAAATTTTGCtttgaaaacataaaattaCCACCTGgtggtttaattcttttttagttatatctatatagggtaacactccggtgagaacactcttaaaataagaacggtgagaacaccttaaaaacatcattttgatgcattaaaagtccataaaa
It encodes:
- the LOC122608264 gene encoding uncharacterized protein LOC122608264, whose translation is MLMYRRGQALFSSSISHGCLLKSPLILRSYSTISSILSSNDEPPKPHSAVVDFLMDSVGFTREAAIAASNKVPSLKPTKNPQLVISILKQYGLDNTHIKHVISCAPKILKCWPNKNLEPKFRFFRDNGFSGSDLVDLIKRNPRLLGVGLETQIIPVIGIIRRLVGTNEEAMDAIKKSKSLFSITSPAYLKNMSSNVAELQIRGLSNKQVLYLITTRPRCVAVNPASFNSQLVWIVEELGIPENSPMFTYAIAATVASSKLTLEKKLKILRSYKWREEEIATFVRTYPTYFCCSEAKIREGLNFFMKDLGFAATYLVTNNFLLGLSLEKRVKPRFKVLEILKDKKLIRSKPSLASLLVYSELKFLNFLQRFENELPGLIETYTNSIGKMHSEKGMARQVI